Proteins encoded in a region of the Microtus ochrogaster isolate Prairie Vole_2 chromosome 19, MicOch1.0, whole genome shotgun sequence genome:
- the Skp2 gene encoding S-phase kinase-associated protein 2: protein MHAFKTPKSVDAMHRKHLQEIPDQSSNVTTSFTWGWDSNKTSELLSGMGVSALEKEEVDSENIPHELLSNLGHPQSPPRKRLKSKGSEKDFVIIRRPKLNRENFPGVSWDSLPDELLLGIFSCLCLPELLRVSGVCKRWYRLSLDESLWQSLDLAGKNLHPDVTVRLLSRGVIAFRCPRSFMEQPLGESFSSFRVQHMDLSNSVINVSNLHGILSECSKLQNLSLEGLQLSDPIVNTLAQNENLVRLNLCGCSGFSESAVATLLSSCCRLDELNLSWCFEFTEKHVQAAVAHLSATITQLNLSGYRKNLQKTDLCTLIKRCPNLVRLDLSDSIMLKNDCFPEFFQLNYLQHLSLSRCYDIIPETLLELGEIPTLKTLQVFGIVPDATLQLLREALPHLQINCAYFTTIARPTMDNKKNPEIWGIKCRLTLQKPGCV, encoded by the exons ATGCACGCATTCAAAACCCCTAAATCCGTGGACGCAATGCACAG GAAGCACCTTCAGGAGATTCCGGACCAGAGTAGCAACGTCACCACCAGCTTCACGTGGGGATGGGATTCCAACAAGACTTCTGAACTGCTCTCCGGCATGGGTGTCTCTGCcttggagaaggaggaggtggacAGTGAGAACATTCCACATGAACTGCTCTCAAACCTCGGCCACCCTCAGAGCCCCCCAAGGAAACGGCTAAAGAGCAAAGGCAGCGAAAAAGACTTTGTGATCATCCGTAGGCCTAAGCTCAATCGAGAGAACTTTCCAG GTGTTTCCTGGGACTCCCTTCCAGATGAGCTGCTTCTTGGGATcttctcctgcctgtgcctccctgaGCTGCTGAGAGTCTCTGGAGTCTGCAAGAGGTGGTACCGCCTCTC GCTCGATGAGTCTCTCTGGCAATCCCTCGACCTCGCAGGTAAAAACCTTCACCCGGACGTGACTGTCCGCCTGCTTTCTCGAGGGGTGATCGCCTTCCGCTGCCCGCGGTCGTTTATGGAGCAACCATTGGGTGAAAGTTTCAG CTCTTTTCGTGTGCAGCACATGGACTTATCGAACTCAGTCATAAATGTGTCAAACCTCCATGGGATTCTGTCCGAGTGCTCCAAGTTGCAGAATCTAAGCCTGGAAGGCTTGCAGCTTTCGGATCCCATTGTCAA CACTCTTGCCCAGAATGAAAACCTGGTGCGGCTAAACCTCTGCGGGTGCTCTGGGTTTTCCGAATCTGCCGTGGCGACTCTGCTGAGCAGCTGCTGCAG ACTGGATGAACTGAATCTCTCCTGGTGCTTCGAGTTCACTGAAAAGCATGTGCAGGCCGCCGTGGCACATCTGTcggccaccatcacccagctcaaCCTCAGCGGCTACCGAAAGAACCTCCAGAAAACAG ATCTTTGTACCTTAATCAAACGGTGCCCCAACCTCGTCCGCCTCGACTTAAG TGACAGTATCATGCTAAAGAATGACTGCTTTCCAGAATTCTTTCAACTCAACTACCTCCAACACCTCTCGCTCAGCCGGTGCTATGATATAATTCCTGAGACCCTACT tgAACTTGGAGAGATCCCCACACTAAAGACGCTACAAGTTTTTGGGATCGTGCCGGATGCTACCCTGCAGCTGTTGAGAGAAGCCCTTCCTCATCTGCAGATTAATTGTGCCTACTTCACCACCATTGCAAGGCCAACCATGGACAACAAAAAGAACCCGGAGATTTGGGGCATCAAGTGCCGACTGACCCTGCAAAAGCCTGGTTGTGTATGA